One Methanohalophilus mahii DSM 5219 genomic window carries:
- the cofE gene encoding coenzyme F420-0:L-glutamate ligase, producing the protein MNKSPSMQLIGVRTSIINSGDNVVGVLSKAFAEQSLTLENGDVVVLAESAVATAEGRVVNLSDISPTQKALKLAHRYSLDPREMELVLQECDEVFGGVPGAALTITKGNLSPNAGIDGSNAPAGHVVLLPEDADKSASVIRKGLREKFGCDVGVIVGDSRTQPLRLGCVGVALGTSGIIPVEDARGESDLFGNILHITHKAVADNIMSACQLVMGEGGESVPCVIVRNAPVRLVDEDVPMPLFSREECMYYSNIRMNGTSKP; encoded by the coding sequence GTGAATAAATCCCCTTCAATGCAGCTTATAGGTGTCAGGACCTCCATAATAAATTCCGGGGACAATGTTGTAGGGGTTCTTTCAAAAGCTTTTGCAGAACAATCCCTTACTCTGGAAAATGGTGACGTGGTAGTGCTGGCCGAATCCGCAGTTGCTACAGCAGAAGGAAGGGTAGTGAATCTTTCAGACATAAGTCCCACCCAAAAGGCACTTAAACTGGCCCACCGCTACAGTCTCGATCCGCGGGAAATGGAACTGGTGTTGCAGGAATGTGATGAAGTATTTGGAGGGGTGCCCGGTGCAGCACTAACTATAACTAAAGGAAATCTTTCTCCCAACGCAGGAATTGATGGTTCCAATGCCCCGGCAGGCCATGTTGTCCTGCTTCCAGAAGATGCCGATAAAAGTGCTTCAGTTATCAGGAAAGGACTCAGGGAAAAATTTGGATGTGATGTCGGTGTAATTGTGGGTGATAGTCGCACCCAGCCCCTGCGACTGGGGTGTGTGGGTGTGGCACTTGGTACCTCCGGAATAATTCCGGTCGAGGATGCCAGGGGAGAGAGTGACCTGTTTGGCAATATCCTCCATATCACTCATAAGGCCGTAGCGGATAATATTATGTCTGCCTGTCAGCTTGTAATGGGAGAGGGTGGAGAAAGTGTTCCCTGCGTAATTGTGAGGAATGCACCTGTCAGACTGGTGGATGAAGATGTGCCTATGCCCCTGTTTTCCAGGGAAGAATGTATGTATTACAGCAATATTCGTATGAATGGTACTTCGAAACCCTGA
- a CDS encoding methylenetetrahydrofolate reductase C-terminal domain-containing protein, producing the protein MIISSSKSFEEILENLDNPGKIFVLGCGVCATKLHVGGEPEVEAMCRKLREAGKEVIGGGVAKAACSIKSKESLLENDPAIEKADTIIVMSCGSGLSVVSSLVDVPVHPATNTDSLGGYSEGHVRKDLCAMCGSCIADFFGGVCPTARCPKGLMNGPCGGAMEGKCEVDPDGDCAWELIYLRLKEIGRLDLLERIFEPKEYNG; encoded by the coding sequence ATGATAATCTCCTCTTCCAAATCCTTTGAAGAAATCCTGGAAAATCTCGATAATCCCGGCAAGATATTTGTGCTGGGCTGCGGGGTCTGCGCCACCAAGCTACATGTGGGTGGGGAACCCGAAGTTGAGGCTATGTGCCGCAAATTAAGGGAGGCAGGAAAAGAAGTAATTGGTGGAGGAGTTGCAAAGGCTGCCTGCAGCATTAAATCAAAGGAGAGTTTGCTGGAGAATGATCCTGCAATTGAGAAAGCCGACACCATTATAGTTATGTCCTGTGGCAGCGGTCTTTCAGTGGTTTCCTCCCTTGTGGATGTTCCGGTGCATCCTGCAACAAACACCGATTCACTGGGCGGATATTCAGAAGGCCATGTCAGAAAAGACCTGTGTGCCATGTGTGGCAGCTGCATTGCAGATTTTTTTGGCGGTGTCTGTCCGACGGCCCGCTGTCCCAAGGGCCTTATGAATGGGCCCTGCGGTGGTGCAATGGAAGGTAAATGTGAAGTTGACCCTGACGGGGATTGTGCCTGGGAATTGATCTACTTAAGGCTCAAAGAGATTGGCCGACTGGACCTGCTGGAGAGGATATTCGAGCCGAAGGAATATAATGGCTGA
- the glyA gene encoding serine hydroxymethyltransferase produces MSYISETDPDIARALELEAERQDYKLNLIASENYTSRAVMEAQGSIMTNKYAEGYSGKRYYGGCEFVDIAEDLAIERAKEIFGAEHVNVQPHSGSGANMAVYFSVLNPGDKIMAMDLSHGGHLSHGSPVSFSGKLYDIVPYGVAEETEELDYDALEEMAKKEKPRMIVTGASAYSRTIDFKRFREIADSVDAYLLADVAHIAGLIAAGEHPSPVPYADFVTTTTHKTMRGPRGGMVMCCEEYAKSVDKTVFPGLQGGPLMHIIAAKAVAFKEALSDKFKQDQKQTVKNAKALCANLIDRDFDIVAGGTDNHLMLINLNKYDLTGKETETYMSNGGIVINKNTIPFETRGPFITSGLRAGTPAVTTRGMKEAQMEDVANFIETVIHNPKDQPVLDQVNADVQQLCSDFPIYKHL; encoded by the coding sequence ATGTCTTATATTTCAGAAACAGATCCCGATATTGCCAGAGCACTGGAGCTTGAGGCCGAAAGACAGGACTATAAACTCAACCTTATAGCATCAGAGAATTACACAAGCAGGGCGGTAATGGAAGCTCAGGGTTCCATTATGACCAACAAGTATGCAGAAGGCTACTCCGGTAAGAGATACTACGGAGGCTGTGAATTTGTTGATATTGCAGAGGATTTGGCGATTGAAAGGGCCAAGGAAATTTTTGGTGCCGAGCATGTGAACGTCCAGCCGCATTCAGGTTCAGGTGCCAATATGGCTGTTTACTTCTCTGTCCTCAATCCAGGTGACAAGATTATGGCAATGGATCTCTCCCACGGAGGTCATCTTTCCCATGGAAGTCCTGTAAGTTTTTCAGGTAAACTTTATGATATTGTACCCTACGGAGTAGCAGAGGAAACCGAAGAGCTGGATTACGATGCCCTCGAGGAAATGGCAAAAAAGGAAAAACCCCGGATGATAGTGACCGGTGCTTCTGCATATTCCCGCACAATAGACTTCAAACGATTCCGTGAAATCGCTGATTCTGTGGATGCATACCTGCTTGCGGACGTTGCTCACATCGCAGGCCTTATTGCGGCCGGTGAACATCCAAGCCCGGTGCCATATGCTGATTTTGTAACAACGACCACACACAAAACAATGAGGGGTCCCCGTGGAGGGATGGTCATGTGTTGTGAAGAATATGCAAAAAGTGTGGATAAAACAGTCTTCCCCGGTCTCCAGGGCGGTCCTCTTATGCATATTATTGCTGCCAAGGCTGTTGCATTTAAAGAAGCTCTTTCTGATAAGTTCAAGCAGGACCAGAAACAGACCGTGAAAAATGCAAAAGCTCTCTGTGCAAATCTGATTGACCGTGATTTTGATATTGTGGCCGGTGGCACGGATAACCATCTTATGCTCATCAATCTCAACAAATATGATCTGACCGGTAAGGAGACTGAGACCTATATGAGCAATGGTGGGATTGTTATCAACAAGAACACTATACCTTTCGAAACCCGTGGCCCATTCATCACAAGTGGTCTGCGTGCAGGCACTCCTGCGGTAACCACTCGTGGTATGAAGGAAGCCCAGATGGAAGATGTTGCTAACTTTATAGAAACAGTAATCCATAATCCAAAAGACCAGCCTGTACTTGATCAGGTAAATGCTGATGTACAGCAACTGTGCAGTGACTTCCCGATCTACAAGCATCTCTAA
- a CDS encoding methylenetetrahydrofolate reductase, protein MSLKTNVTYYPAMPSAFKDKLLSDDFVITSEISPPKGVDVSSAFEEAGLVGNYVDAFNVTDNQRAVMRMSSLAMGRLLKEQGLDVILQLTCRDRNRLALQSDLLGAYALGMENICIMSGDYPTKGDNPGTKPVYDLDSVQLLGATSRLEGGYDIAGNPLESVPSFTKGAVCNTEPDQPLQLMKLEKKARMGIDFFQTQAVYDIGHFETFMDSISHMEVPVLAGLIPLKSAHMARFMNDKIPGIRVGDELIERMEASTDPAEEGLLICAEQIRELRKVCRGIHLMPIGHYRHITALFEIAGLHEKN, encoded by the coding sequence ATGAGTTTAAAAACCAATGTCACATATTATCCTGCCATGCCCTCTGCCTTTAAGGATAAACTGCTGTCCGATGACTTTGTAATCACCTCAGAGATATCTCCGCCCAAGGGAGTAGATGTCTCCTCTGCCTTCGAGGAAGCAGGATTGGTGGGGAATTATGTAGACGCTTTCAACGTCACCGATAATCAGCGTGCGGTTATGCGCATGTCTTCTCTGGCAATGGGAAGATTGTTGAAAGAACAGGGACTTGATGTAATACTGCAACTTACATGCAGGGATCGCAACCGGCTTGCTCTCCAGTCCGACCTGCTGGGAGCCTATGCATTGGGTATGGAAAATATCTGCATAATGTCCGGGGATTATCCGACAAAGGGTGACAATCCCGGTACAAAACCGGTGTATGATCTTGATTCGGTACAACTGCTCGGGGCAACAAGCCGGCTGGAGGGCGGCTATGATATTGCAGGCAACCCGCTGGAATCAGTTCCCTCCTTTACAAAAGGGGCGGTATGCAATACCGAACCAGATCAACCGCTACAGCTAATGAAACTTGAAAAGAAAGCACGTATGGGAATTGATTTTTTCCAGACCCAGGCCGTCTATGATATCGGGCATTTTGAAACATTCATGGACAGTATCTCCCATATGGAGGTACCGGTGCTTGCGGGGCTCATTCCTCTCAAATCCGCTCATATGGCCCGTTTCATGAATGACAAGATTCCGGGTATCCGGGTAGGTGATGAGTTGATAGAACGTATGGAAGCCTCAACTGACCCCGCAGAAGAAGGTCTCCTAATATGTGCCGAACAAATTCGTGAATTAAGGAAGGTGTGCAGGGGCATACATCTCATGCCTATTGGCCATTACAGGCACATAACGGCCCTCTTTGAAATAGCCGGCTTACACGAAAAGAACTAA
- a CDS encoding bifunctional methylenetetrahydrofolate dehydrogenase/methenyltetrahydrofolate cyclohydrolase, whose protein sequence is MAGEAKQGIIDGRAISKQIEAELTEEIASMKADAGIVPGLATILVGQDPASQLYVRLKHKACDRVGIYAEDQKLDASITQEELLDVIENLNTRADIHGILLQLPLPQHLDAKEAMQAIDPAKDVDGFHPYNMGNLMIGDEGFVPCTPAGVILALEYYDVDIEGKDAVIVGHSNVVGKPMAAMLLNRNATVAVCHVYTKDLKSYTIDADILVVAAGVKHLIKEDMVKKGAVVFDVGITEEEGKIYGDVDFENVANKASLVTPVPGGVGPMTIATLLTHVTFAAKEIE, encoded by the coding sequence ATGGCGGGTGAAGCTAAACAGGGAATCATAGATGGCAGAGCGATTTCAAAGCAGATTGAGGCAGAATTAACAGAAGAAATAGCTTCTATGAAGGCCGATGCCGGTATAGTCCCGGGCCTTGCAACTATCCTTGTGGGACAGGACCCCGCCTCGCAATTGTATGTGCGGCTGAAGCATAAAGCATGTGACAGGGTAGGCATTTATGCGGAGGACCAGAAGCTCGACGCCTCCATCACCCAGGAGGAACTGCTGGATGTGATCGAGAATCTGAACACACGTGCAGATATCCATGGTATACTGCTTCAGTTGCCCCTGCCTCAACATCTGGATGCAAAAGAAGCCATGCAGGCTATTGATCCGGCAAAAGATGTGGACGGTTTCCACCCCTATAACATGGGCAATCTGATGATAGGTGACGAGGGTTTTGTTCCCTGTACGCCTGCGGGTGTAATCCTCGCTCTTGAATATTATGATGTGGACATTGAAGGGAAGGATGCTGTTATAGTCGGCCACAGTAATGTAGTTGGTAAACCCATGGCAGCAATGCTCTTAAACCGCAATGCTACAGTGGCGGTATGTCATGTTTACACCAAAGACCTTAAAAGTTACACTATCGATGCCGATATACTTGTAGTTGCAGCCGGTGTCAAGCATCTCATCAAGGAAGACATGGTCAAAAAAGGAGCTGTTGTTTTTGATGTGGGGATCACCGAAGAAGAAGGCAAGATATATGGTGATGTGGACTTTGAGAATGTTGCCAATAAGGCCTCTCTCGTCACACCGGTGCCAGGGGGCGTGGGGCCCATGACTATAGCCACTCTTCTGACCCATGTGACCTTTGCTGCAAAGGAAATTGAGTAA
- a CDS encoding hydantoinase/oxoprolinase N-terminal domain-containing protein, with translation MQYSMGIDAGGTYTDSVIIRDSDGAVIDSNKALTTYPDLLEGIRNSIDGLDQEYLTNVKLVSVSTTLSTNTILEKTGYPVALLMIGDYSIPEGHSIDNSIVIKGGHGSYGEELSPLDEQAIRDYVTKMKEKVSAFAISSYFSVRNPNHELRAKEIVKEITGMPVVCGHELTQALGAYERGVTAYLNAQLIPITSQFIETVIGEMERRNINARLLMLKCDGSVVGIDEAKEKPIESIFSGPAASLVGASYLSDSPTCLAIDVGGTSTDVAMVKDGLPEITDRGAVVGGWQTKVQAIRMETSAMGGDSHVWIKAQKINIGPRRVMPLCVAASKWPSIIDKLKLSRTPSKMQMCENIQPTKFFVKTGKDIPNISKLEQEILDNIGEEPVSVTEIFIDRLPSPLLLDRLIQKRLVQAIGFTPTDALHVLGEYDAWNGEASRIGANTLGRLTFLEKSKFSKAVKSKFAHNMALYIMAYLLRKVDKEEIETIIANQKEFFSHFKVDVPIILLGGPVSAYVNEVNELLDADIILPEHAEVGNAVGALVGKGIKRVEILIRTVSKGNKTGIMMFSPHGRQKFPGYPDALEAAEKLGREMVLDYMKEAGLDRGDVKVEVSKQEIKLHEGAGLPIETKMTFVGIGMPEIEK, from the coding sequence ATGCAATACAGTATGGGGATTGATGCAGGTGGCACATATACGGACTCGGTTATAATCAGGGATTCGGATGGAGCAGTTATCGACTCCAATAAAGCTCTTACCACTTATCCGGACCTTCTTGAAGGAATAAGAAATTCGATTGACGGGCTGGATCAGGAGTACCTGACAAATGTAAAATTAGTGTCTGTCTCCACAACCCTGTCTACGAATACTATTCTGGAAAAGACCGGTTACCCTGTGGCATTGTTGATGATCGGGGATTATTCGATTCCTGAAGGACATTCTATTGACAATTCTATTGTAATTAAAGGAGGACATGGCTCTTATGGTGAAGAACTAAGTCCTCTGGATGAGCAGGCCATCAGGGATTATGTAACAAAAATGAAAGAGAAAGTGTCGGCTTTTGCGATTTCTTCCTATTTTAGTGTACGTAACCCCAACCATGAATTGCGTGCAAAAGAGATAGTAAAGGAAATTACCGGGATGCCGGTGGTCTGTGGCCATGAGCTGACCCAGGCACTTGGGGCCTATGAAAGAGGAGTTACTGCTTATCTCAATGCCCAGTTGATACCTATAACAAGTCAGTTCATAGAAACAGTCATTGGTGAAATGGAAAGACGTAATATTAACGCTCGTCTTCTGATGCTCAAATGTGATGGTTCAGTTGTGGGTATCGATGAGGCCAAGGAAAAACCCATTGAATCCATATTCTCAGGCCCGGCCGCAAGTCTTGTCGGTGCTTCCTACCTATCAGATTCTCCTACATGTCTTGCTATTGATGTTGGTGGTACCAGTACCGATGTAGCCATGGTAAAAGACGGGTTGCCCGAGATTACCGACAGGGGTGCAGTAGTGGGAGGCTGGCAGACCAAGGTACAGGCCATACGCATGGAGACCTCCGCTATGGGTGGGGATAGCCACGTATGGATCAAAGCCCAGAAGATAAACATTGGCCCACGCAGGGTCATGCCTCTATGTGTAGCAGCTTCGAAGTGGCCATCGATTATTGATAAGCTCAAACTTTCACGTACTCCTTCCAAAATGCAGATGTGTGAGAATATCCAGCCCACCAAATTCTTTGTTAAAACGGGCAAAGATATCCCAAACATCAGTAAGCTTGAGCAGGAGATTCTGGATAATATAGGTGAGGAACCAGTCTCTGTAACTGAAATCTTCATCGACAGATTGCCATCTCCTCTGCTTTTGGACCGGCTGATCCAGAAACGGCTGGTGCAGGCTATCGGTTTTACCCCCACGGATGCATTACATGTACTCGGCGAATATGATGCCTGGAACGGGGAAGCATCCCGTATAGGTGCAAACACACTGGGCAGGTTGACTTTTCTGGAAAAAAGCAAGTTCTCAAAGGCTGTAAAATCCAAGTTTGCTCATAATATGGCATTATACATAATGGCCTATCTTCTCCGGAAGGTGGATAAAGAAGAAATCGAGACAATCATTGCAAACCAGAAAGAGTTTTTCAGTCATTTCAAAGTCGATGTTCCGATCATACTTCTGGGTGGACCTGTAAGTGCCTATGTCAATGAAGTGAATGAATTGCTTGATGCCGACATAATCCTCCCTGAACATGCGGAAGTTGGTAATGCTGTGGGGGCACTTGTGGGTAAAGGTATCAAACGTGTGGAGATTCTGATTCGTACGGTATCCAAGGGTAACAAAACAGGCATAATGATGTTCTCCCCGCATGGCAGGCAAAAATTCCCGGGTTACCCGGACGCACTCGAAGCTGCTGAAAAACTCGGCAGGGAAATGGTGCTTGACTACATGAAAGAAGCCGGTCTGGATCGCGGAGATGTTAAAGTGGAAGTCAGCAAGCAGGAAATCAAACTCCATGAAGGGGCTGGTTTGCCGATTGAGACCAAGATGACTTTTGTGGGTATAGGAATGCCTGAGATTGAAAAATAA
- a CDS encoding thioredoxin family protein, giving the protein MSNVVLYDFSATWCGPCKMQKPILENLEKELGDKVDIKEVDVDQSPDLAGKYGIQAVPTLIIEKDGSEIKRYTGVTSADILSAELKKLF; this is encoded by the coding sequence ATGAGTAATGTTGTATTATATGATTTCAGCGCCACCTGGTGTGGCCCATGCAAGATGCAGAAACCAATTCTTGAGAACTTGGAGAAAGAACTCGGTGACAAGGTAGATATTAAGGAAGTTGATGTGGACCAGAGCCCGGATCTTGCCGGGAAATATGGAATTCAGGCGGTGCCTACCCTGATCATCGAAAAAGATGGTTCGGAAATTAAACGTTATACCGGTGTAACCAGTGCCGACATACTGAGTGCTGAACTTAAGAAATTATTCTGA
- a CDS encoding MBL fold metallo-hydrolase, which produces MMPYRQKNARGSFKPHLAVKFRSEEGNLRSFFIDSTRVAAKYPQPDAYLITHAHSDHHGSSAMLSECSICTEKTMNALEVRHSRNFKGNLAGENGFIDYGGVKIRTYPTHHTDGSVAFGWENENGMRILATGDVKDASNLPSCDVLITEANYGDPADLSCYFEDDLEGFYAALKSPQDVAFGAYPFGKAQRVVRLIRQSGYEGPIGMDDKSQELTQNLLEDAGELVSMDAGAGVNVVSPGKLEELPLYMSKYMITGRRDHRFPSINISDHLDASGLEKMVLDIDPEFVVVYHPAGHRPSRFACHLNTLGYDAVCLADINNVVSNEFM; this is translated from the coding sequence ATGATGCCGTATCGGCAAAAAAACGCCCGTGGAAGTTTCAAGCCCCATCTGGCTGTAAAGTTCAGAAGCGAAGAAGGGAATCTGCGCTCTTTTTTTATTGATTCTACAAGGGTTGCGGCAAAGTATCCGCAGCCGGACGCTTATTTGATAACCCATGCTCATTCCGACCACCATGGCAGCTCAGCAATGCTGTCCGAGTGCTCAATATGTACGGAAAAAACCATGAATGCCCTGGAGGTACGGCATAGTCGTAACTTTAAAGGCAACTTGGCAGGGGAAAATGGGTTCATTGACTATGGGGGTGTAAAAATCCGGACCTATCCAACCCACCACACCGATGGTTCTGTGGCCTTTGGGTGGGAAAATGAAAACGGGATGCGTATTCTTGCAACAGGTGACGTGAAGGATGCCTCTAATCTTCCCTCTTGTGATGTACTCATAACCGAGGCAAATTATGGTGACCCTGCTGACCTTTCCTGTTATTTTGAGGATGATCTGGAAGGATTTTATGCGGCTCTTAAATCCCCTCAGGATGTAGCATTTGGTGCTTATCCCTTTGGGAAGGCGCAAAGGGTTGTCAGGCTTATCAGGCAATCAGGTTATGAAGGGCCAATAGGGATGGATGATAAGTCACAGGAACTTACACAAAATCTGCTGGAGGATGCAGGTGAACTTGTTTCAATGGATGCAGGAGCTGGGGTCAATGTTGTTTCTCCGGGTAAACTGGAAGAACTTCCCCTTTACATGTCCAAATACATGATTACAGGACGCAGGGATCACCGGTTTCCTTCCATTAATATCAGTGATCATCTGGATGCTTCAGGCCTGGAAAAAATGGTTCTGGATATCGATCCTGAATTTGTGGTTGTCTATCATCCCGCAGGACATCGCCCCTCCAGATTTGCTTGTCATCTGAATACATTGGGATATGATGCCGTTTGTCTTGCGGATATCAATAATGTTGTCAGCAATGAATTTATGTAA
- the thiC gene encoding phosphomethylpyrimidine synthase ThiC has product MLTQIDHAKNGELTAEMQQVAVQEKMDPDTVLSRILGGSLVIMTRQGNPPVAIGEGATTKINVNLGSSAASIDPSSEIEKARIAEKYGADTITDLSMGGDIQQIRKAIIENTTLPLTTVPVYQAVVECGLKNVTSADILSYLRSQVSEGISSVVLHCVEKQMLEEVKGSGRLMGMVSKGGSFTSVFMLVSGCENPFLENFDEVMEILRDKDVVLSLGNTMRSGCIHDRPDPAQLMEMENNAALAKRANECGVQVIIEGMGGHVAAASIPEYVEKYRSKSSHPLFVAGPLPTDIALGYDHIAGAVGASMASGAGADYLCYITPSEHLSLPTPDQVREGLVAFKIAAHIGDSMKYGMAEKDRLLAKRRASFDWEGQMELAFDPDRPRDFCPMEGPCSMCGEYCAIQIMGEYLAEGE; this is encoded by the coding sequence ATGCTTACACAGATCGATCATGCCAAAAACGGTGAATTGACCGCTGAGATGCAGCAGGTCGCAGTACAGGAAAAAATGGATCCTGACACGGTACTGTCCCGCATATTAGGGGGCAGCCTCGTAATCATGACAAGACAGGGCAATCCCCCGGTTGCAATCGGGGAAGGGGCAACCACCAAGATTAATGTAAATCTCGGCAGTTCCGCTGCGAGCATTGATCCCTCCTCTGAGATTGAAAAAGCCCGGATTGCAGAAAAATACGGTGCCGATACCATAACCGATCTTTCAATGGGGGGTGACATCCAGCAGATTCGCAAAGCAATTATTGAAAACACTACCCTGCCATTGACTACGGTCCCTGTCTATCAGGCAGTTGTCGAATGCGGACTGAAAAATGTCACTTCAGCTGACATACTTTCTTATCTCAGATCCCAGGTATCCGAAGGTATCAGCTCCGTTGTATTGCACTGTGTGGAAAAACAAATGCTTGAAGAAGTGAAGGGTTCAGGCAGGCTGATGGGTATGGTTTCCAAAGGAGGCTCATTTACCAGTGTCTTCATGCTTGTCAGTGGCTGTGAAAACCCGTTTCTTGAGAACTTCGATGAGGTCATGGAAATTCTCCGGGATAAGGATGTGGTGCTGTCTCTGGGTAACACTATGAGAAGTGGCTGTATCCATGACCGGCCGGACCCGGCCCAGCTGATGGAGATGGAAAACAATGCAGCCCTTGCAAAACGTGCCAATGAATGCGGTGTACAGGTAATCATAGAAGGGATGGGTGGCCATGTGGCGGCAGCCTCCATTCCTGAATACGTTGAGAAATATCGTTCCAAATCCTCTCATCCCCTTTTTGTGGCAGGTCCTCTGCCTACGGATATTGCCCTGGGCTATGATCATATCGCAGGTGCTGTAGGGGCAAGTATGGCAAGTGGTGCCGGTGCCGACTATCTCTGCTACATAACTCCTTCCGAGCATCTTTCCCTGCCAACCCCGGACCAGGTGAGGGAAGGTCTTGTTGCTTTCAAGATAGCGGCCCATATAGGTGACTCGATGAAATATGGTATGGCAGAAAAAGATCGTCTGCTTGCAAAAAGACGCGCCAGTTTTGATTGGGAAGGGCAGATGGAACTTGCTTTTGATCCGGATCGTCCAAGAGATTTCTGCCCGATGGAGGGGCCTTGTTCAATGTGCGGGGAATACTGTGCCATCCAGATTATGGGGGAATATCTTGCAGAAGGTGAATAA
- a CDS encoding EMC6-like membrane protein encodes MKNKANKSKKENKPAEGEKASAAEVATATKVMTPEEKRAAHVEGIVKTAVAAFVGIFAGIIAFNVLGIGADSKWYAILIIVAILAYYAQRLIFPKINIDTKEFGMKDWFYVEFIVIDFCLVTWTLLLN; translated from the coding sequence TTGAAAAATAAAGCGAATAAATCAAAAAAAGAAAATAAGCCTGCTGAAGGGGAAAAGGCTTCTGCTGCAGAAGTTGCCACAGCTACTAAAGTCATGACCCCTGAGGAGAAGAGAGCAGCTCATGTTGAGGGTATCGTGAAGACTGCAGTTGCTGCTTTTGTAGGAATTTTTGCAGGTATCATAGCATTCAACGTACTGGGAATAGGAGCGGACTCCAAATGGTATGCTATCCTTATCATTGTTGCAATACTTGCATATTATGCCCAGCGCTTGATTTTCCCAAAGATTAATATCGATACCAAGGAATTTGGTATGAAAGACTGGTTTTACGTAGAGTTCATAGTTATTGATTTTTGCCTTGTCACATGGACATTACTTTTGAACTGA
- the folP gene encoding dihydropteroate synthase: MVVDVDICGLKVGDNHPVRLMGVLNLSHESFYKGSVVREDSLIDAASAMLEEGANVLDIGGRSTWPLAEPLSKELERKRLLPAIDALAGNVDAVLSVDTVFADIADQCLDRGAGIVNDVSGFMTDENMVDVVADHECPAVVMASRQVPGDVLGMDEVMDSLEAIIELCEGKGIDTDQLILDPAIGKWVPEKDPIYDFETFDRFERLQTFGKPVLAALSRKSFIGEVLNKPAAERLYGSLAATAIAVHKGAHIIRTHDVAATTDAVRIAEAIRGRIPCQKADERQVRMLEITDPDDSVRVMKSLGVTSTGAQVMKNKSVMFNLLVCNITTTEALIIKQEILARGGDACLERNAVSHETEYTDLVVMGTLLQLKKLVAKLQDQARGLPQIATMLDTVLDEYYDVEYRYSFRNV, from the coding sequence ATGGTCGTCGATGTTGACATATGTGGACTAAAGGTAGGAGACAACCACCCTGTAAGATTGATGGGTGTATTGAACCTCAGCCACGAATCCTTTTATAAGGGATCTGTTGTCAGGGAGGATTCCCTCATTGATGCTGCATCTGCCATGCTGGAAGAAGGTGCAAATGTACTTGATATAGGTGGTCGCTCCACCTGGCCGCTTGCTGAACCCCTAAGCAAGGAACTAGAGCGTAAACGGTTGCTTCCCGCAATAGACGCCCTTGCCGGAAATGTGGATGCTGTTCTTTCGGTGGATACGGTGTTTGCGGATATTGCCGATCAGTGTCTTGACAGGGGTGCTGGCATTGTAAATGATGTTTCCGGTTTCATGACAGATGAAAACATGGTGGATGTGGTGGCAGATCATGAATGTCCTGCTGTTGTAATGGCCTCCCGGCAAGTGCCCGGTGATGTGCTCGGCATGGATGAAGTTATGGATTCCCTGGAGGCAATCATTGAGCTATGTGAAGGGAAGGGTATTGATACGGACCAATTAATTCTGGACCCGGCTATTGGTAAATGGGTTCCTGAAAAAGATCCTATATACGATTTTGAGACCTTTGACCGTTTTGAACGTCTGCAGACCTTCGGTAAACCGGTTCTTGCAGCTCTTTCCCGTAAATCTTTCATAGGTGAGGTTCTGAACAAGCCTGCTGCTGAAAGATTATATGGAAGTCTAGCCGCAACTGCAATTGCTGTGCATAAAGGAGCGCACATTATACGCACCCACGATGTGGCTGCGACAACTGATGCTGTGCGAATAGCTGAGGCGATACGGGGCAGAATACCCTGTCAAAAAGCTGATGAGAGGCAGGTGAGAATGCTGGAAATTACCGATCCGGATGATTCTGTAAGGGTGATGAAATCCCTGGGTGTGACTTCAACCGGCGCACAGGTTATGAAAAATAAATCCGTGATGTTCAATCTGCTTGTATGCAATATCACAACCACGGAAGCCCTTATTATCAAGCAGGAGATCCTGGCAAGAGGCGGGGATGCCTGTCTTGAGCGAAATGCCGTATCACATGAGACCGAGTATACCGATCTGGTTGTCATGGGCACTCTTCTGCAGTTGAAAAAGCTTGTTGCAAAACTACAGGACCAAGCCAGGGGCTTGCCTCAAATAGCCACGATGCTGGATACAGTTCTGGATGAATATTATGATGTAGAATATCGCTATTCTTTCAGGAATGTTTGA